A stretch of the Acanthochromis polyacanthus isolate Apoly-LR-REF ecotype Palm Island chromosome 22, KAUST_Apoly_ChrSc, whole genome shotgun sequence genome encodes the following:
- the LOC127532003 gene encoding zinc finger protein OZF-like isoform X1, whose product MDSSQKKCKHSNGVRCGTSEEDKDGSATTAKRDESLSCEQCGKTFITATKLRIHKRIHTVDKSFSCDQCGKAFTTKTQLKRHQLIHSGVKPFSCDQCGKAFTQKSSLANHQLIHSGVKPFSCDQCGKAFTQKKDLANHQLIHSGVKPFSCDQCGKTFTTKSMLKKHQLIHSGVKPFSCDQCRKAFTQKSSLANHQLIHSGVKPFSCDQCGKACTTKSMLKRHQLIHSGVKPFSCDQCGKAFTQKSHLIRHQLIHSGVKPFNCDQCVKTFTQHEQLLIHQCPHSGRKWYHCDSCEKTFSSQQSLKCHQRIHTGHDVHVCDHCGEPFVRYSQLKAHEVTHTGVKPYICDQCGKRYCSTASLKVHQRVHTGERPYRCDECKRTFKTLGSLKQHQQIHTRKKAFSQCHSEQNGTDGQNSQTCQHSANGEQCCFDQSGPTSNQQETLKRHQRMHTGHRLNPCQEDFSMQGSVKVHEVLHKLKVLEIRLHRIQV is encoded by the exons atggattcttcacaaaaa aaatgtaaacacagcaatggagtgagatgtgggacctctgaggaggataaggatggttcagcaacaacggcaaaaagagatgaatcactgagttgtgagcaatgtggcaagacttttatcacagcaacaaagctaagaattcacaaacgtattcacactgtggacaaatcattcagctgtgatcagtgtggaaaggcttttactaccAAGACTCAGTTAAAAAGACATcagctcattcacagtggagttaaaccattcagctgtgatcagtgtggaaaagcttttactcagaagagtagtctagcaaatcatcaactcattcacagtggagttaaaccattcagctgtgatcagtgtggaaaggcttttactcagaagaagGATCTAgcaaatcatcaactcattcacagtggagttaaaccattcagctgtgatcagtgtggaaagactTTTACTACCAAGagtatgttaaaaaaacatcaactcattcacagtggagttaaaccattcagctgtgatcagtgtagaaaggcttttactcagaagagtagtctagcaaatcatcaactcattcacagtggagttaaaccattcagctgtgatcagtgtggaaaggcttgtACTACCAAGAGtatgttaaaaagacatcaactcattcacagtggagtgaaaccattcagctgtgatcagtgtggaaaggcttttactcagaagagtcacTTAataagacatcaactcattcacagtggagttaaaccattcaactgtgatcagtgtgtgaaaacctttactcaacatgaacagttgttgatccatcaatgcccccattctggtagaaagtggtaccactgtgactcctgtgaaaaaactttcagctcccaacagagcttaaaatgtcaccaacgcatacacactggacatgatgtgcacgtatgtgatcactgtggtgaACCATTTGTACGGTACTcgcagttaaaagctcatgaagtgacccacactggggttaaaccatacatttgtgaccagtgtgggaaacgctactGCTCCACTGCAtccctcaaagttcaccaacgtgtccacactggggagagaccatacagatgtgatgagTGTAAGAGGACTTTTAaaactttgggttccctgaaacaacaccagcagattcacaccagaaagaaagcattcagtcagtgtcacagtgag cagaacggaacagatggacaaaactctcagacttgtcagcactctgccaatggtgaacagtgctgctttgaccagtctggaccaacgtccaaccaacaagAAACCCTAAaacgacaccagcgtatgcacactggacacagactgaacccctgccaagaagatttctccatgcagggttcagtaaaagttcatgaagtcctccacaaacttaaagtccttgagatccggcttcacagaattcaggtctaa
- the LOC127532003 gene encoding zinc finger protein OZF-like isoform X2: MDSSQKKCKHSNGVRCGTSEEDKDGSATTAKRDESLSCEQCGKTFITATKLRIHKRIHTVDKSFSCDQCGKAFTTKTQLKRHQLIHSGVKPFSCDQCGKAFTQKSSLANHQLIHSGVKPFSCDQCGKAFTQKKDLANHQLIHSGVKPFSCDQCGKTFTTKSMLKKHQLIHSGVKPFSCDQCRKAFTQKSSLANHQLIHSGVKPFSCDQCGKACTTKSMLKRHQLIHSGVKPFSCDQCGKAFTQKSHLIRHQLIHSGVKPFNCDQCVKTFTQHEQLLIHQCPHSGRKWYHCDSCEKTFSSQQSLKCHQRIHTGHDVHVCDHCGEPFVRYSQLKAHEVTHTGVKPYICDQCGKRYCSTASLKVHQRVHTGERPYRCDECKRTFKTLGSLKQHQQIHTRKKAFSQCHSENGTDGQNSQTCQHSANGEQCCFDQSGPTSNQQETLKRHQRMHTGHRLNPCQEDFSMQGSVKVHEVLHKLKVLEIRLHRIQV; this comes from the exons atggattcttcacaaaaa aaatgtaaacacagcaatggagtgagatgtgggacctctgaggaggataaggatggttcagcaacaacggcaaaaagagatgaatcactgagttgtgagcaatgtggcaagacttttatcacagcaacaaagctaagaattcacaaacgtattcacactgtggacaaatcattcagctgtgatcagtgtggaaaggcttttactaccAAGACTCAGTTAAAAAGACATcagctcattcacagtggagttaaaccattcagctgtgatcagtgtggaaaagcttttactcagaagagtagtctagcaaatcatcaactcattcacagtggagttaaaccattcagctgtgatcagtgtggaaaggcttttactcagaagaagGATCTAgcaaatcatcaactcattcacagtggagttaaaccattcagctgtgatcagtgtggaaagactTTTACTACCAAGagtatgttaaaaaaacatcaactcattcacagtggagttaaaccattcagctgtgatcagtgtagaaaggcttttactcagaagagtagtctagcaaatcatcaactcattcacagtggagttaaaccattcagctgtgatcagtgtggaaaggcttgtACTACCAAGAGtatgttaaaaagacatcaactcattcacagtggagtgaaaccattcagctgtgatcagtgtggaaaggcttttactcagaagagtcacTTAataagacatcaactcattcacagtggagttaaaccattcaactgtgatcagtgtgtgaaaacctttactcaacatgaacagttgttgatccatcaatgcccccattctggtagaaagtggtaccactgtgactcctgtgaaaaaactttcagctcccaacagagcttaaaatgtcaccaacgcatacacactggacatgatgtgcacgtatgtgatcactgtggtgaACCATTTGTACGGTACTcgcagttaaaagctcatgaagtgacccacactggggttaaaccatacatttgtgaccagtgtgggaaacgctactGCTCCACTGCAtccctcaaagttcaccaacgtgtccacactggggagagaccatacagatgtgatgagTGTAAGAGGACTTTTAaaactttgggttccctgaaacaacaccagcagattcacaccagaaagaaagcattcagtcagtgtcacagtgag aacggaacagatggacaaaactctcagacttgtcagcactctgccaatggtgaacagtgctgctttgaccagtctggaccaacgtccaaccaacaagAAACCCTAAaacgacaccagcgtatgcacactggacacagactgaacccctgccaagaagatttctccatgcagggttcagtaaaagttcatgaagtcctccacaaacttaaagtccttgagatccggcttcacagaattcaggtctaa